A part of Deinococcus aerolatus genomic DNA contains:
- a CDS encoding [LysW]-lysine hydrolase, with protein MTAETHTGAQREARELLIGAVSVPSLSGQEGEVAAYLCSWMEARGFAVRVDEAGNAVGARGNGPYTVALLGHMDTVPGDIPVQVDADGVLHGRGSVDAKGSLCTFVAAVAALPPEALNHVRFVVIGATEEEAPSSRGARHIVGALQPDAVLIGEPSGWQGLTLGYKGRLVAQVHAEKDNFHTAGEGSSAADDLTEAWFRVRGWAADSAGDGGIFDAVQATLQSIGSAGDGLTQRAEATFGLRLPPRLSPQDAERQVLELLVDLPSVSVRFVGHETAVRHPRDNALTRAMRVAIRAHGGTPVFKVKTGTSDMNVVAAHWPVPTLAYGPGDSGLDHTPDERLNLAEYDRAVAVLTDALTRLAASVSQRD; from the coding sequence CCCTGTCGGGGCAGGAGGGTGAGGTGGCCGCGTACCTCTGCAGCTGGATGGAGGCGCGCGGCTTCGCGGTCAGGGTGGACGAGGCGGGCAACGCGGTGGGGGCGCGGGGCAACGGCCCGTACACCGTGGCGCTGCTGGGCCACATGGACACCGTACCGGGCGACATTCCGGTGCAGGTAGACGCGGACGGCGTGCTGCACGGGCGCGGCAGCGTGGACGCCAAGGGTTCGCTGTGCACCTTCGTGGCGGCGGTGGCGGCCCTGCCCCCCGAGGCGCTGAATCACGTCCGCTTCGTGGTGATCGGCGCCACCGAGGAGGAGGCCCCCAGCAGCCGGGGGGCACGGCACATCGTGGGGGCGCTGCAACCCGACGCCGTGCTGATCGGCGAGCCCAGCGGGTGGCAGGGCCTCACGCTGGGCTACAAGGGCCGCCTGGTGGCCCAGGTCCACGCCGAGAAGGACAACTTCCACACGGCGGGCGAGGGCAGCAGCGCCGCCGACGACCTGACCGAGGCATGGTTCCGTGTGCGCGGGTGGGCCGCCGACAGCGCGGGCGACGGCGGCATCTTCGACGCGGTGCAGGCCACCCTCCAGAGCATCGGCTCGGCGGGAGACGGTCTGACCCAGCGGGCCGAGGCAACATTCGGCCTGCGCCTGCCGCCGCGCCTGTCGCCACAGGACGCGGAGCGGCAGGTGCTGGAGTTGCTGGTCGATCTGCCCAGCGTCTCGGTCCGCTTCGTTGGCCATGAAACGGCGGTGCGCCACCCCAGGGACAATGCCCTGACGCGGGCCATGCGCGTCGCCATTCGCGCCCACGGCGGCACCCCGGTGTTCAAGGTCAAGACCGGCACCAGCGACATGAATGTGGTGGCCGCCCACTGGCCGGTGCCCACGCTGGCCTACGGTCCCGGCGACAGCGGGCTGGACCACACCCCCGACGAACGCCTGAATCTGGCCGAATACGACCGCGCCGTGGCGGTACTGACGGACGCCCTGACGCGGCTGGCCGCCTCAGTGTCGCAGCGGGATTAA
- the mutL gene encoding DNA mismatch repair endonuclease MutL gives MIHVLPPEIARLIAAGEVVSRPLDVVRELVDNALDAGATRVEIEVEGGGLSLVRVRDNGSGIGAGSVELAAVRHATSKLEPVAGAVERVTTLGFRGEALWAAAQAGDLHLITRPADQVGASEVWAQGESVRVGRAAAPAGTTVTVRGLFARLPARLRTQATPAAEVREITALMGRYVLHHPGLHWRLGVDGEARLVHAPTDHRGAVASVYGPLNANRVLPVERPAHAAAGSSVGVRGVISRPELTRARRDRMHFSVNGRPVLAPPELERAVIEGYAELLPAGAAPLCVLDLKVAPGDHNPNVHPAKQVVALADLGGVAARVREAVAAALAQHPLARAAPALIAPPTPAETPRNGSFPALTLVGLYQNLYLLAQGEGDLWVVDAHAAHERALYERLTRELSAAPPVELAEPELLHLTPQQRAALHERAAELRGWGLEIEDFGAGLARLRTLPAALAALKVPRLHEQIVEGALGTGPDPRRDVLAALACAPALKAGMLDHGRGTLVLEALAACEHPWACPHGRPTTLRLSERDLAHAFGRRGVRDVARGRDATPDVAPKDTSSDAGRH, from the coding sequence ATGATCCACGTTCTGCCCCCCGAAATTGCCCGTCTGATCGCGGCGGGCGAGGTCGTGTCGCGCCCGCTGGACGTGGTGCGCGAACTGGTGGACAACGCGCTGGACGCCGGGGCCACGCGCGTCGAGATCGAGGTGGAGGGCGGCGGCCTCTCCCTGGTGCGGGTGCGCGACAACGGCAGCGGCATCGGCGCAGGCAGCGTGGAACTGGCGGCGGTGCGCCACGCCACCAGCAAACTGGAACCGGTGGCCGGGGCGGTGGAGCGCGTGACCACGCTGGGCTTCCGGGGCGAGGCGCTGTGGGCGGCGGCGCAGGCCGGGGACCTGCACCTGATCACCCGCCCGGCAGACCAGGTGGGCGCCTCGGAAGTGTGGGCGCAGGGCGAGAGCGTGCGGGTGGGCCGCGCCGCCGCCCCGGCAGGCACGACGGTCACGGTGCGCGGGCTGTTTGCCCGCCTGCCCGCCCGGCTGCGGACGCAGGCCACCCCCGCCGCCGAGGTCCGCGAGATCACGGCGCTGATGGGCCGCTACGTGCTGCATCATCCGGGCCTGCACTGGCGGCTGGGCGTGGACGGCGAGGCCCGGCTGGTCCACGCGCCCACCGATCACCGGGGCGCGGTGGCCAGCGTGTACGGCCCGCTGAACGCCAACCGCGTGCTGCCGGTGGAGCGGCCCGCGCACGCCGCAGCCGGGAGCAGCGTCGGCGTGCGCGGCGTGATCTCGCGCCCGGAGCTGACGCGGGCGCGGCGGGACCGCATGCATTTCAGCGTCAACGGGCGGCCTGTCCTCGCGCCGCCGGAGCTGGAAAGGGCCGTGATTGAGGGCTACGCCGAACTGCTGCCTGCCGGGGCCGCGCCGCTGTGCGTGCTGGACCTGAAGGTGGCGCCGGGTGACCACAATCCCAACGTCCACCCAGCCAAGCAGGTGGTGGCCCTGGCCGATCTGGGCGGCGTGGCGGCCCGCGTGCGGGAGGCGGTGGCGGCGGCGCTGGCGCAGCACCCGCTGGCCCGCGCGGCCCCGGCCCTGATCGCCCCGCCCACGCCCGCCGAGACGCCGCGCAACGGCAGCTTTCCCGCACTGACGCTGGTGGGCCTCTATCAGAACCTGTACCTGCTGGCCCAGGGCGAGGGAGACCTGTGGGTGGTGGACGCCCACGCCGCCCACGAACGCGCGCTGTACGAGCGCCTGACCCGCGAACTGTCGGCGGCGCCGCCCGTGGAGCTGGCCGAGCCGGAGCTGCTGCATCTGACCCCACAGCAGCGGGCGGCCCTGCACGAACGCGCCGCCGAACTGCGCGGCTGGGGCCTGGAGATCGAGGACTTCGGCGCGGGGCTGGCGCGGCTGCGGACCCTGCCCGCCGCGCTGGCCGCCCTGAAGGTTCCCCGCCTGCACGAGCAGATCGTAGAGGGGGCGCTGGGCACCGGCCCCGACCCGCGCCGCGACGTGCTGGCCGCGCTGGCCTGCGCCCCTGCCCTCAAGGCCGGCATGCTGGACCATGGGCGAGGCACGCTGGTTCTGGAAGCCCTGGCCGCCTGTGAACACCCCTGGGCCTGCCCCCACGGCCGCCCCACCACCCTGCGCCTGTCCGAGCGTGATCTGGCGCACGCGTTCGGGCGGCGGGGAGTGCGCGACGTGGCGCGGGGGCGGGACGCCACCCCGGACGTGGCCCCGAAAGACACTTCAAGCGACGCCGGGCGCCACTGA
- a CDS encoding M20 family metallopeptidase — MTQSIRQTTPASIEDFALQQQVIQWRRYLHENPELSFQENETADFVEGQLQKLPNLTVTRPTPTSVLATLKGGAGPGRTVLLRADMDALPIQEETGLPFASKRGGVMHACGHDAHTAMLLGAAKVLSGQPEKLCGEVRFIFQHAEEHFPGGAQQIVDSGALAGVDVVMGEHVMSPIPAGVIMLREGPLMASPDGFDITIQGKGGHGASPHQTVDPVVIAAQIVLAFQSVISRQLDPIVPAVLSVTQIHSGTAHNIIPDTATLNGTVRTFDPELRELMPQRMEKIVQGITEAFGATYTFSYQNGYRATVNDAATVALLREVAQETFGDTVTVTEGKPMMGSEDFSAYMTVAPGAFVLIGAGGPDHAPHHHPKFDIDERALDHGTRMYVGAARRLTQPL, encoded by the coding sequence ATGACCCAGAGCATCCGTCAAACCACACCAGCCAGCATCGAGGATTTCGCCCTGCAGCAGCAGGTGATCCAGTGGCGCCGCTACCTGCACGAGAACCCGGAACTGTCGTTTCAGGAAAACGAGACCGCCGACTTTGTGGAGGGTCAGCTGCAGAAACTTCCCAACCTCACGGTCACGCGTCCCACGCCCACCAGCGTGCTGGCCACCCTGAAGGGCGGGGCCGGGCCGGGGCGCACGGTGCTGCTGCGGGCCGACATGGACGCGCTGCCCATTCAGGAGGAAACCGGGCTGCCGTTTGCCAGCAAGCGCGGGGGGGTGATGCACGCCTGCGGCCACGACGCGCACACCGCGATGCTGCTGGGGGCGGCGAAAGTGCTCTCGGGTCAGCCGGAGAAGCTGTGCGGCGAGGTGCGTTTCATCTTCCAGCACGCCGAGGAGCATTTTCCCGGCGGCGCGCAGCAGATCGTGGACAGCGGGGCGCTCGCGGGCGTGGACGTGGTGATGGGCGAACACGTCATGAGCCCCATTCCAGCCGGCGTGATCATGCTGCGCGAGGGACCGCTGATGGCCTCGCCGGACGGCTTTGACATCACCATCCAGGGCAAGGGGGGCCACGGCGCGAGCCCGCACCAGACGGTGGACCCGGTGGTGATCGCCGCGCAGATCGTGCTGGCCTTCCAGAGCGTGATCTCGCGCCAGCTCGATCCGATTGTCCCGGCGGTCCTGAGCGTCACGCAGATTCATTCCGGCACCGCCCACAACATCATTCCCGACACCGCCACCCTGAACGGCACGGTGCGGACCTTTGACCCTGAACTGCGCGAGCTGATGCCGCAGCGCATGGAAAAGATCGTGCAGGGCATCACCGAAGCCTTCGGAGCCACCTACACCTTCAGCTACCAGAACGGCTACCGCGCCACCGTCAACGACGCCGCCACCGTGGCCCTGCTGCGCGAGGTGGCCCAGGAAACGTTCGGCGACACGGTGACCGTCACCGAGGGCAAGCCCATGATGGGCAGCGAGGATTTCAGCGCGTACATGACGGTGGCGCCCGGCGCCTTCGTGCTGATTGGTGCGGGCGGCCCGGACCACGCGCCGCACCACCATCCCAAATTCGACATTGATGAACGCGCCCTGGACCACGGCACCCGGATGTACGTCGGCGCGGCGCGGCGCCTGACCCAGCCGCTGTAG
- a CDS encoding ABC transporter substrate-binding protein, whose protein sequence is MRRTLFLSLALLGTPAGAATLVYGAGGEPVSLDSGTITDGNSATPQMMVYDGLVRFKNGTSDIAPGLALKWTTNANATEWTFYLRPGVKFTDGTPFNADAVVYNVNRWWDPEAPGGAKEQSKTFTSWQFIFGGFKGDSSSLLKSVRADGANKVIFTMTRGYAQLPETLATSFFGIASPTAIKKAGAKYGTPAALPVGTGPFIMTEWKTGDRINLVPNKAYWGTKAKYDALVLRFLKDPSARLNELKAGTIDFTTDLNPEQLGAVKADKNLEAVLVPSFNVGMLSLNLGNKYLKNDKVREAISMAINKKAIVDAFWGDLAVTDASFLPPALKWANSPKVPADYKFDPAAAKKLLADAGYPNGFSIDLWYMPVSRPYFPTPKPIAEAMAADLAAIGIKVTLKTEDWAKYLADRLKSPGFDMYMIGWTGPYASPYNFYNTYYGEEATSDSNFSNQTIFDQLRVAAASSSRANQAKAYAQIHQITYDANVRLPIVHSRPLAAIRTYVKGWQPGPSSLLPFEDITIDGKK, encoded by the coding sequence ATGCGGCGTACCCTCTTTCTTTCCCTGGCCCTGCTGGGCACCCCAGCGGGCGCGGCCACCCTGGTCTACGGCGCGGGCGGCGAACCCGTCTCGCTGGATTCCGGCACCATCACCGACGGCAACTCCGCCACCCCGCAGATGATGGTCTACGACGGGCTGGTGCGCTTCAAGAACGGCACCAGCGACATTGCGCCGGGACTGGCCCTGAAGTGGACCACCAATGCCAATGCCACCGAATGGACCTTTTACCTGCGCCCCGGTGTCAAGTTCACCGATGGCACGCCGTTCAACGCCGACGCCGTGGTGTACAACGTCAACCGCTGGTGGGATCCCGAGGCCCCCGGCGGCGCCAAGGAGCAGAGCAAGACCTTCACGTCGTGGCAGTTCATCTTCGGCGGCTTCAAGGGCGACAGCAGCTCCCTTCTGAAAAGCGTGCGGGCCGACGGCGCAAACAAGGTGATCTTCACCATGACCCGCGGCTACGCCCAGCTGCCCGAAACGCTCGCCACCAGCTTCTTCGGCATCGCCTCGCCGACCGCCATCAAGAAGGCGGGCGCCAAGTACGGCACGCCGGCCGCGCTGCCGGTGGGCACCGGGCCGTTCATCATGACCGAATGGAAAACTGGGGACCGCATCAACCTGGTCCCCAACAAGGCGTACTGGGGCACCAAGGCCAAGTACGACGCGCTGGTGCTGCGCTTCCTGAAGGACCCGAGCGCCCGCCTCAACGAGCTGAAGGCCGGGACCATCGACTTCACCACCGACCTGAATCCCGAACAGCTGGGCGCGGTCAAGGCCGACAAGAACCTGGAAGCGGTGCTGGTGCCGTCCTTCAACGTGGGCATGCTCAGCTTGAACCTCGGCAACAAGTACCTGAAGAACGACAAGGTCCGTGAGGCCATCAGCATGGCCATCAACAAGAAGGCCATTGTGGACGCCTTCTGGGGCGACCTGGCCGTGACGGACGCCAGCTTCCTGCCCCCCGCACTGAAATGGGCCAACAGCCCGAAGGTGCCGGCCGATTACAAATTCGACCCGGCCGCCGCCAAGAAACTGCTCGCCGACGCGGGCTACCCCAACGGCTTTTCCATCGACCTGTGGTACATGCCGGTCAGCCGTCCCTACTTCCCCACGCCCAAACCGATTGCCGAGGCCATGGCCGCCGATCTGGCCGCCATCGGCATCAAGGTGACCCTCAAGACCGAGGACTGGGCCAAGTACCTGGCAGACCGCCTGAAGTCCCCGGGCTTTGACATGTACATGATCGGCTGGACCGGCCCGTATGCCAGCCCGTACAACTTCTATAACACCTACTACGGCGAGGAAGCCACGAGCGACAGCAACTTCAGCAACCAGACCATCTTTGATCAGTTGCGTGTGGCCGCCGCCAGCAGCAGCCGGGCCAACCAGGCCAAGGCCTACGCCCAGATCCATCAGATCACCTACGACGCCAATGTGCGCCTGCCCATCGTGCATTCCCGCCCGCTGGCGGCCATCCGCACCTACGTCAAGGGCTGGCAGCCGGGGCCGTCCAGCCTGCTGCCCTTCGAGGACATCACGATTGACGGCAAGAAGTAA
- a CDS encoding alpha/beta hydrolase family protein: MRRLVNFVVLLLVLGAGYIALTQPENLPFRVPWQPQPQTSSTPALSPQGTSPADAPPDAAARPGPPGEITDAAIEALVARQPISLSALRARQYPGSPLSVVRNLNAGDNYRRQIVSYQSEGLRIFALLTVPNGPPPQGGWPAIVFNHGYIPPQQYRTTERYVAYQDAFARAGFVTLKSDYRGHGDSEGEARGGYNDPGYTVDVLNAAASLKKDPRVNAARLGLWGHSMGGQLSLRAMLVDPDLKAASLWAGVVASYDVLATDWNSPQGEEKPTLDRLNRRYLRALSPNASLQQLDGRPLELQHGTADKDVPYSFQEAFADDLRASRQRFTAYKYPGDNHNLSRNLRTALTRSVAFFKEHL, translated from the coding sequence GTGCGCCGCCTCGTCAATTTCGTGGTGTTGCTGCTGGTGCTGGGCGCGGGGTACATCGCCCTGACCCAGCCGGAGAACCTGCCGTTCAGGGTGCCGTGGCAGCCACAGCCACAGACGTCGTCCACCCCGGCCCTGTCGCCGCAGGGCACCTCCCCCGCCGACGCGCCGCCCGACGCGGCCGCCCGGCCCGGCCCACCGGGCGAAATCACAGACGCCGCCATCGAGGCGCTGGTGGCCCGGCAGCCCATCAGTCTTTCGGCGCTGCGGGCCCGCCAGTATCCGGGGAGCCCCCTGTCGGTGGTGCGGAATCTGAACGCAGGGGACAACTACCGCCGTCAGATCGTCAGCTACCAGTCCGAGGGCCTCAGGATCTTCGCGCTGCTGACCGTTCCGAACGGCCCGCCGCCGCAGGGGGGCTGGCCCGCCATCGTGTTCAACCACGGCTATATTCCGCCCCAGCAATACCGCACCACCGAGCGTTACGTGGCGTATCAGGACGCCTTTGCCCGGGCCGGATTCGTCACGCTAAAAAGCGACTACCGGGGCCACGGCGACTCGGAGGGCGAGGCCCGGGGCGGGTACAACGATCCCGGCTACACCGTGGATGTGCTGAATGCGGCGGCCAGTCTGAAAAAAGACCCGCGGGTGAACGCCGCACGCCTGGGGCTCTGGGGGCACAGCATGGGGGGCCAGCTGTCCTTGCGGGCCATGCTGGTGGACCCGGACCTGAAGGCTGCCTCGCTGTGGGCGGGCGTGGTGGCCAGCTACGACGTGCTGGCCACCGACTGGAATTCGCCCCAGGGGGAAGAAAAGCCGACGCTGGACCGCCTTAACCGCCGCTACCTGCGCGCCCTGAGCCCCAACGCCTCCCTGCAGCAGCTGGACGGGCGGCCCCTCGAGCTGCAGCACGGCACTGCCGATAAGGACGTGCCGTACAGCTTTCAGGAAGCCTTTGCCGATGACCTGCGCGCCTCGAGACAGCGCTTCACGGCCTACAAGTATCCCGGCGACAACCACAACCTGAGCCGCAACCTGCGCACGGCCCTGACCCGCAGCGTGGCGTTTTTCAAGGAACATCTGTAG
- a CDS encoding alpha/beta hydrolase family protein, producing the protein MRATPLLFLTALLGVPALGSQAGAQSAAALAKVDVADMSVAAAREKKYPGSALKVLTTLGAGSNYSRQVVAYQSDGLTIRALLTVPNGPPPQGGWPAIVFNHGYIPPQQYRTTERYVAYQDAFAHAGFVTLKSDYRGHGSSQGEALGGYYAPGYTDDVMNALGSLKRDGRVNAARIGMWGHSMGGFLTLRAMVIDPGIKAGVIWAGVVGDYNAMMTQWNSPVPASIPQRVLDLRRKAVAKYGTPASNPTFWNTLSANNYLRDLGGPLQLHIGTADEDVPVVFHTTLSSDLKALGKPVQSYVYPADNHNLSRNLQTALTRSVAFFKEHL; encoded by the coding sequence ATGAGAGCTACCCCCCTTCTTTTCCTGACCGCGCTGCTTGGTGTCCCTGCCCTGGGGTCCCAGGCCGGGGCACAGTCCGCTGCCGCACTGGCGAAGGTGGACGTGGCCGACATGAGCGTGGCCGCCGCCCGCGAGAAGAAGTATCCCGGCAGCGCCCTGAAGGTGCTGACCACGCTGGGCGCCGGCAGCAACTACAGCCGTCAGGTGGTGGCGTATCAGTCTGACGGCCTGACCATCCGTGCGCTGCTGACGGTTCCGAACGGCCCGCCGCCGCAGGGGGGCTGGCCCGCCATTGTGTTCAACCACGGCTATATTCCGCCGCAGCAGTACCGCACCACCGAACGGTACGTGGCGTATCAGGACGCCTTCGCCCACGCAGGCTTCGTGACCCTCAAGAGCGATTACCGCGGCCATGGCAGCTCCCAGGGAGAGGCGCTCGGCGGCTACTACGCGCCCGGCTACACCGACGACGTGATGAACGCGCTGGGCAGCCTGAAGCGGGACGGACGGGTGAACGCGGCGCGCATCGGCATGTGGGGCCACAGCATGGGCGGCTTTCTGACCCTGCGGGCGATGGTCATCGATCCTGGCATCAAGGCCGGGGTGATCTGGGCCGGGGTGGTGGGGGACTACAACGCTATGATGACCCAGTGGAACAGCCCCGTGCCGGCCAGCATTCCGCAGCGCGTACTGGATCTGCGCCGGAAGGCCGTTGCGAAGTACGGCACCCCCGCCAGCAATCCCACATTCTGGAACACACTGAGCGCCAACAACTACCTCAGGGATCTGGGCGGCCCGCTTCAACTGCACATCGGCACGGCGGACGAGGATGTGCCGGTGGTCTTCCACACCACCCTGAGCAGCGACCTGAAGGCCCTGGGCAAGCCGGTGCAGAGTTACGTTTACCCCGCAGACAACCACAACCTCAGCCGCAACCTGCAGACGGCCCTGACCCGCAGCGTAGCGTTCTTCAAGGAGCACCTGTAA